A window of the Actinomycetes bacterium genome harbors these coding sequences:
- a CDS encoding LacI family transcriptional regulator, producing MDDKKTQLTIKDIAKMVGVSTATVSNALSGQRHVKEETKKKVFEIAEKYNYSPNIIARGLSKKKTGIIGIVLPDINNPFYAEVVQGIDEEAKKRGYLAVVVSTYYDDEVEINQLKKLGSMFVDGYIFVGGSCGFKKVMSATWDLKNLVLVNRYCEETNYPSVVVNSNQAIKDAIIYLVNKGHNLIGYLGWSAPNIVIPENKYSGYIEGLEQNGLKLDSHLVFLANQIIINQYSYGHDTVDSHIKNKGKPEFTALICQTDIMALGAMKAIQNNGLVIPDDVSIIGYGNISAARFANPALSTISLPKRRMGKAGANILFNSIERDNNKKEVIYLKAQLVKRESVGAHT from the coding sequence ATGGATGATAAAAAAACTCAGTTAACCATAAAAGACATTGCAAAAATGGTTGGCGTATCCACTGCAACGGTATCCAATGCTTTATCCGGACAGAGGCATGTAAAAGAAGAGACCAAGAAAAAGGTTTTTGAAATTGCCGAAAAATACAATTACAGCCCCAATATTATTGCCAGGGGCCTGAGCAAAAAAAAGACTGGTATTATAGGTATAGTGCTGCCGGATATAAATAATCCTTTTTATGCTGAAGTGGTCCAGGGAATCGATGAAGAAGCAAAAAAGAGAGGTTACCTGGCGGTAGTGGTTAGTACCTATTATGATGATGAGGTGGAGATAAACCAGTTAAAAAAGCTGGGATCCATGTTTGTGGACGGTTATATTTTTGTCGGTGGTTCCTGCGGATTTAAAAAAGTAATGTCCGCAACCTGGGATCTTAAAAATCTGGTACTAGTCAACCGGTATTGTGAAGAGACCAATTATCCCTCGGTGGTGGTTAACAGTAACCAGGCCATAAAGGATGCGATTATTTACCTGGTAAACAAAGGCCATAACTTGATTGGCTATCTGGGATGGAGTGCACCCAATATCGTTATTCCGGAAAACAAGTATAGTGGTTATATAGAAGGTTTGGAGCAAAATGGCCTGAAACTGGATTCACACCTGGTTTTTTTAGCTAACCAGATAATTATAAATCAGTATAGCTATGGCCATGACACAGTTGACAGCCATATAAAAAATAAAGGTAAGCCGGAATTCACCGCCCTGATTTGCCAGACCGATATCATGGCCCTGGGAGCGATGAAAGCCATACAGAATAACGGGCTGGTAATTCCTGATGACGTTTCCATAATAGGATACGGCAATATAAGTGCAGCCAGGTTTGCCAATCCTGCCCTGTCTACCATAAGCCTTCCTAAACGAAGGATGGGCAAAGCTGGAGCCAATATCCTGTTTAATTCTATAGAAAGAGATAACAATAAAAAAGAAGTTATTTATCTTAAAGCCCAGCTGGT